One region of Helicoverpa zea isolate HzStark_Cry1AcR chromosome 24, ilHelZeax1.1, whole genome shotgun sequence genomic DNA includes:
- the LOC124642414 gene encoding chromatin complexes subunit BAP18-like: MNNSAAKVSEIFREAGTAFNKLAEMTKLLHPMGDAQPGGKWTDDEIEMLRSCVHRFAIDLNNLSQHIKGRTVNQIRTTLKKKAFEDASIPVRQVTLNMLNASENEVDVDGLNDDVKLEFESTNDEVAS; this comes from the coding sequence ATGAATAACTCCGCCGCAAAGGTAAGCGAAATATTCCGTGAAGCCGGAACCGCGTTTAACAAGCTTGCTGAAATGACGAAGTTACTGCACCCCATGGGGGACGCGCAGCCCGGCGGAAAGTGGACGGACGACGAGATAGAAATGCTTAGATCTTGCGTGCATCGATTCGCCATAGACTTGAACAACTTAAGCCAGCATATCAAAGGTAGAACTGTGAACCAAATACGCACTACGCTGAAGAAGAAAGCGTTTGAGGACGCCAGTATTCCTGTTCGTCAAGTTACTTTGAACATGTTGAATGCGTCTGAAAACGAGGTTGATGTTGACGGGTTGAACGATGACGTCAAGCTGGAGTTCGAGTCGACAAACGACGAAGTGGCCTCTTGA